The following are from one region of the Salvelinus fontinalis isolate EN_2023a chromosome 5, ASM2944872v1, whole genome shotgun sequence genome:
- the foxe1 gene encoding forkhead box protein E1, which produces MPVVKVEKDTSEISPPAPNPPHMTTTVSDEPSRGRRRKRPLQRGKPPYSYIALISMAIANSPNHKLTLGGIYKFITERFPFYQDNSKKWQNSIRHNLTLNDCFIKIPREPGRPGKGNYWALDPNAEDMFESGSFLRRRKRFKRCDFTTYTSYVHESPVFSPVQIARSTYSSSVYGSNMAVSPPYGQHGQLPSAYYPSSSPPGFGPHCQSHSRMFSINTIIGHPSGGQGPEMMQQPSRSFSPDGGPAGGPSHCNLGAPAFQAQSCGGAMLSRSSAHVGFPYSGPNGHHHHPHHHPPQGSYSQGHSQGYGGSGRLHSHSSPHMAGDAVEHYGRVSPGPLGSLVQYNGAGTTSTGAYLRHPTYSGNMDRFVSAI; this is translated from the coding sequence ATGCCGGTGGTCAAAGTGGAGAAAGACACTTCTGAGATCTCCCCGCCTGCTCCCAACCCCCCTCATATGACCACAACAGTGTCGGACGAACCGTCAAGGGGCCGCCGCAGGAAGAGACCCCTCCAGCGAGGGAAGCCCCCCTACAGCTACATCGCCCTCATCTCCATGGCGATAGCCAACTCGCCCAACCATAAGCTGACCCTGGGCGGCATCTACAAGTTCATCACGGAGCGGTTCCCCTTCTACCAAGACAACTCCAAGAAGTGGCAGAACTCCATCCGCCACAACCTGACCCTCAACGACTGCTTCATCAAGATCCCTAGGGAGCCAGGGAGGCCCGGGAAGGGTAACTACTGGGCCCTGGACCCCAATGCAGAAGACATGTTCGAGAGCGGCAGCTTCCTCCGGCGCAGGAAGAGGTTCAAGCGCTGTGACTTTACGACCTACACGTCATATGTACATGAGTCCCCTGTCTTCTCGCCTGTCCAGATTGCTCGCTCGACCTACTCCAGCTCCGTCTACGGCTCCAATATGGCGGTGAGTCCCCCATACGGCCAACATGGTCAGCTACCCTCTGCCTACTACCCATCTTCCTCGCCCCCCGGGTTCGGTCCTCACTGCCAGTCCCACTCCCGCATGTTCAGCATCAACACAATCATAGGGCACCCCTCCGGGGGTCAGGGGCCCGAGATGATGCAGCAGCCCAGCCGGAGCTTCAGTCCAGATGGAGGCCCCGCTGGGGGCCCCAGCCACTGTAACCTTGGAGCCCCAGCCTTCCAGGCCCAGTCATGTGGAGGGGCCATGCTGTCCCGCTCCTCGGCCCATGTGGGGTTTCCCTACTCGGGCCCCAAcggacaccaccaccacccacaccaCCACCCACCTCAGGGCTCCTACAGCCAGGGACACAGCCAGGGGTATGGAGGTTCAGGGCGTCTCCACTCCCACTCCTCACCCCACATGGCTGGAGATGCTGTGGAGCATTATGGGAGAGTGTCCCCGGGACCGTTGGGCTCGTTGGTCCAGTATAACGGTGCAGGTACCACCAGCACTGGAGCCTACCTAAGACACCCCACGTACTCGGGGAACATGGATAGGTTTGTGTCTGCCATCTGA